The following are from one region of the Candidatus Kapaibacterium sp. genome:
- the ade gene encoding adenine deaminase: MEEAVQIAGLVVDVVERRIVPAEVVVEEGKIASVTYRSASEVPSVYILPGFVDAHVHVESSLLPPPEFARLAVIHGTVATVSDPHEIANVLGIEGVRYMLRTAAEVPFVFWFGAPSCVPATRFETAGAEISVEELRILFEEGMPYLSEMMNFPGVLAQDPEVIAKLELARAYRRPIDGHAPGLRGNEARRYAAAGITTDHECFTLEEALDKVEAGMKILIREGSAARNFDALHPLLRLHPDRCMFCTDDLHPDALAAGHINVLVRRAVELGYDLFDVLRAACLHPVQHYGLPIGLLRPGDSADFIVVEDLRNFRVLATYVRGRCVAREGESLLPFRRAPVVNRFVQRRVREGELRVSACGETLRVIEAYDGQLVTGELLLPAPLRDGEIVPDVERDILKLVVVNRYKEAPLAVAFVRGFGLRRGAIASSVAHDSHNLIAVGASDAELCRALNAVIGHQGGLAVAEGERVDVLPLDIAGLMSSEEGTTVAQRYTMLEAAAKRLGSSLRAPFMTLSFMALLVIPALKLSDRGLFDGRAFQFTSLCPES; the protein is encoded by the coding sequence ATGGAAGAGGCCGTTCAAATAGCCGGGCTTGTCGTTGACGTCGTAGAACGGCGAATCGTACCAGCAGAGGTGGTGGTGGAGGAGGGGAAGATTGCCTCTGTAACGTACCGCTCTGCCTCAGAAGTGCCGTCGGTGTACATCCTACCAGGCTTTGTGGATGCCCACGTCCACGTAGAGAGCTCGCTTTTGCCGCCACCAGAGTTTGCGCGCTTGGCGGTCATCCATGGGACGGTGGCGACGGTCTCCGATCCGCACGAGATCGCCAACGTTCTGGGGATAGAAGGGGTACGGTACATGCTCCGGACAGCAGCAGAGGTACCCTTCGTCTTCTGGTTCGGGGCCCCATCGTGTGTGCCGGCAACACGCTTTGAGACAGCCGGGGCCGAGATCAGCGTGGAGGAGCTGCGAATACTGTTTGAGGAGGGTATGCCGTACCTCAGTGAGATGATGAACTTCCCAGGCGTTCTAGCGCAAGACCCTGAAGTGATAGCAAAGCTGGAGCTTGCACGCGCTTACCGACGCCCGATTGATGGGCACGCTCCGGGATTGCGGGGGAATGAGGCCCGCCGATATGCTGCGGCCGGCATTACGACCGATCACGAGTGCTTCACGCTGGAGGAGGCGCTGGACAAGGTCGAAGCGGGTATGAAGATCCTCATCCGCGAAGGCTCGGCAGCACGGAACTTCGATGCCCTCCACCCGCTACTGCGCTTGCATCCAGATCGGTGTATGTTCTGCACCGATGACCTTCATCCCGATGCCCTTGCGGCGGGACACATCAACGTGCTAGTTCGACGGGCGGTCGAACTCGGGTACGACCTCTTTGATGTCTTGAGAGCAGCTTGCTTGCATCCAGTCCAGCACTACGGGTTGCCTATCGGACTCCTGCGGCCAGGGGATTCGGCTGATTTCATCGTGGTGGAGGACCTCCGGAACTTTCGGGTGTTGGCAACGTACGTGCGTGGGCGTTGCGTGGCACGAGAGGGGGAGAGTCTCCTACCGTTCCGTAGGGCACCGGTTGTCAATCGGTTCGTCCAACGGCGAGTGCGAGAAGGAGAGCTTCGGGTGTCTGCTTGTGGAGAGACTCTCCGGGTCATTGAGGCGTATGATGGTCAGCTCGTCACGGGCGAGCTGCTGCTCCCTGCCCCATTGCGGGATGGGGAGATCGTGCCCGATGTGGAGCGTGATATCTTGAAGCTGGTGGTGGTCAATCGCTACAAGGAAGCTCCGCTGGCGGTAGCCTTCGTCCGAGGCTTTGGACTCCGCCGTGGGGCGATCGCTTCGAGTGTTGCCCATGACTCGCACAATCTCATCGCCGTCGGAGCAAGTGACGCTGAGCTTTGCCGAGCTCTCAACGCGGTTATTGGACACCAAGGCGGCTTGGCGGTTGCCGAAGGGGAGCGCGTAGACGTCTTGCCGTTGGATATCGCTGGGCTCATGAGCTCAGAGGAGGGCACGACGGTGGCGCAGCGCTACACAATGCTGGAGGCTGCCGCTAAGCGGTTGGGCTCTTCGCTTCGGGCACCGTTCATGACGCTGTCGTTCATGGCACTCCTCGTCATCCCAGCGCTGAAGCTTAGCGACCGGGGGTTGTTCGACGGTAGGGCGTTCCAGTTCACCTCACTATGCCCAGAGTCGTAG
- a CDS encoding T9SS type A sorting domain-containing protein — MQTSVAIGFLLGIMSTVAQQLIVVPGPSQKETRAQEPEQLGASRAIAWKVPSLPLSFRNGQTPAAIQEFIFDSLVNAFSYYSWQQQPVWWDPTSDVLVTVKRGGVGAAAQGDGNRLYYRYSTNRGQSWSEPIRLFDGNAPTNQLPRYPSGYLVNPNNTVTSPQDLILVFASPVTDGTAWRGFRDGFTYLGSNDVQSWFNDGVDVTIQGRQYRYTWGTDSRITATRAGDVALTLSALVAPDGVPTAEQNYVGLRLQDFAAPAFGFVPEEWRSTLFGDPGQPGYRANVPIGIARDDVGNLVYAVFGRFVDADDPGLPTVGFFLSTDGGESWRGPTFLQPSAIREYAFQQGAMPDSVVVPFGLQTGQGGAIAIPKAFAAYGNGKVSIAFQIFEFDGSKPLEERAAQMVEATYDNGNWTLRKIADRSWLSLALIADPNSPASTQVGNELQLSRTADGTKLLAKWIEGTVYVAQVDIDGDGAAPDTFLTTDVYISTRQLPNGQWSDPVNITQTPIWDKLAWIPPIVPNDLRQVPLLMVKTAIDTFVYPTLLERLVNSQQQLLEKQYVTIATFSGVVSVQEPSATIHRQLQVRVSPHPVGRELRLFVSDAPGGHASVELYAASGERLWTRELVLAPGSQMVILPVSEVAAGTYVLRVRNGSAVAIQPVVVLP, encoded by the coding sequence ATGCAGACGAGCGTTGCGATCGGCTTCCTGTTAGGGATAATGAGCACCGTAGCCCAACAGCTCATCGTCGTGCCTGGACCTTCTCAGAAGGAAACGAGGGCCCAAGAGCCGGAGCAGTTAGGTGCCTCACGGGCAATAGCGTGGAAGGTCCCTTCGCTCCCACTGAGTTTCCGGAATGGGCAGACGCCAGCAGCAATCCAAGAGTTCATCTTTGACTCGCTCGTCAACGCCTTTTCCTACTACTCCTGGCAGCAGCAACCCGTGTGGTGGGATCCTACCAGCGATGTGCTCGTTACGGTTAAGCGTGGTGGAGTAGGGGCTGCTGCCCAAGGTGATGGCAATCGGCTCTACTACCGTTACTCCACCAACCGAGGGCAGTCATGGTCAGAGCCCATCCGGCTTTTTGACGGGAATGCTCCAACCAACCAGCTGCCGCGCTACCCTAGTGGGTACTTGGTTAACCCTAACAACACCGTCACCTCTCCACAGGACTTGATACTGGTCTTCGCTAGCCCGGTGACGGATGGGACGGCCTGGAGGGGCTTTCGGGATGGCTTCACGTACCTTGGTTCTAACGATGTGCAGAGCTGGTTCAACGATGGCGTGGATGTGACTATCCAGGGACGGCAGTACCGCTACACATGGGGCACGGACTCCAGAATCACAGCGACGCGCGCTGGAGATGTGGCGTTGACTCTAAGTGCGCTCGTTGCCCCAGATGGGGTGCCTACAGCTGAACAGAACTACGTGGGACTGCGGCTCCAAGACTTTGCTGCTCCAGCATTCGGCTTCGTTCCGGAAGAATGGCGGAGTACTTTGTTCGGTGATCCTGGACAGCCGGGCTACCGGGCAAACGTCCCTATTGGGATTGCCCGAGATGACGTCGGTAACCTCGTCTATGCTGTCTTCGGGCGCTTTGTGGATGCCGATGACCCTGGTTTGCCTACAGTAGGCTTCTTCCTCTCCACAGACGGTGGGGAGAGCTGGCGGGGGCCGACCTTCCTTCAGCCTTCTGCGATTCGGGAGTACGCCTTCCAGCAGGGGGCAATGCCGGATTCGGTGGTAGTTCCTTTCGGACTGCAGACCGGGCAAGGGGGTGCAATTGCTATTCCGAAGGCCTTCGCTGCTTACGGGAACGGCAAAGTCAGCATCGCGTTCCAGATATTCGAGTTCGACGGCAGCAAACCCTTGGAGGAGCGGGCAGCTCAGATGGTTGAAGCCACCTACGACAACGGCAACTGGACGCTACGGAAGATTGCAGACCGCTCATGGCTCTCCCTGGCGCTCATTGCTGACCCCAACTCTCCCGCTTCAACCCAAGTCGGCAACGAGCTGCAGCTCAGCCGAACAGCCGACGGTACCAAGCTACTAGCCAAGTGGATAGAGGGCACTGTCTATGTTGCCCAAGTAGACATTGACGGTGATGGTGCTGCGCCGGATACCTTCTTGACGACGGACGTCTACATTTCGACCCGCCAGCTGCCCAATGGACAGTGGTCGGATCCGGTGAATATCACCCAGACCCCAATCTGGGACAAGTTGGCATGGATTCCCCCGATTGTGCCGAATGACCTCCGGCAAGTTCCACTGTTGATGGTCAAAACGGCGATTGACACGTTTGTCTACCCGACGCTCTTGGAGCGTCTAGTCAACAGCCAGCAACAGCTGCTGGAGAAGCAGTACGTCACGATTGCAACCTTCTCCGGGGTTGTCTCGGTCCAGGAACCCTCAGCAACCATTCATCGGCAGCTTCAGGTCCGTGTCTCGCCGCATCCGGTGGGCAGGGAGTTACGTTTGTTCGTCAGCGACGCTCCTGGGGGTCATGCTTCCGTGGAGCTCTATGCAGCAAGTGGGGAGCGGCTCTGGACACGGGAGCTCGTGCTGGCACCAGGGTCACAGATGGTGATTCTGCCAGTCTCCGAGGTCGCTGCAGGTACCTACGTGCTGCGCGTCCGCAACGGGAGTGCGGTCGCCATACAGCCGGTGGTAGTGCTACCTTGA
- a CDS encoding 3-hydroxyacyl-CoA dehydrogenase NAD-binding domain-containing protein translates to MHTVGICGAGTMGRGITVTCLQAGHRVLLYDIRSDALRNAEKDIREQLEKGYAKGRLREPVEDVLRRLELVPTLAELFRCDIIIEAIVENRAAKQDLFRALESLGISPNTIIASNTSSISIAALASVLHHPERCIGLHFFNPAHVMRLVEVVRSARTSDETLQRALTFVQGLGKTPVVVRDVPGFIVNRVARNYYNEALRIVAEGAATVEQVDRLMRSAGFPMGPFELMDLIGVDVNLEVTRSIYEQHFHEPRFAPSPLQQQYVDAGLLGRKVRHGFYSYDDQG, encoded by the coding sequence ATGCATACCGTCGGGATTTGCGGTGCTGGGACGATGGGACGGGGGATTACGGTGACCTGCCTGCAAGCCGGTCACCGCGTGCTCCTCTACGACATCCGCTCGGATGCCTTACGAAATGCTGAGAAAGATATCCGGGAGCAGCTGGAGAAAGGCTACGCAAAGGGTCGGCTCCGCGAGCCTGTGGAAGATGTCCTCCGTCGGCTCGAGCTGGTTCCTACGCTGGCGGAGCTGTTTCGGTGTGACATCATCATCGAGGCAATTGTGGAGAATCGGGCTGCAAAGCAAGACCTGTTCCGGGCACTGGAATCCCTAGGAATCAGCCCAAACACCATCATCGCAAGCAATACTTCCTCCATCTCCATTGCAGCACTAGCCTCAGTCCTGCACCACCCCGAGCGTTGTATCGGACTCCACTTCTTCAATCCAGCGCATGTGATGCGTTTAGTGGAGGTCGTCCGTAGCGCTCGCACTTCTGATGAGACCCTGCAGCGTGCATTGACCTTTGTCCAGGGACTAGGAAAGACGCCGGTGGTAGTACGGGATGTCCCTGGATTCATCGTCAACCGGGTGGCGCGCAACTACTATAACGAGGCGCTTCGGATAGTAGCCGAGGGAGCAGCGACGGTAGAGCAGGTAGATCGGCTCATGCGGAGTGCTGGATTTCCAATGGGGCCGTTTGAGCTCATGGATCTGATTGGTGTGGATGTGAACTTGGAGGTGACCCGCTCTATCTACGAGCAGCATTTCCATGAGCCTCGCTTTGCACCATCGCCGCTACAGCAGCAGTATGTTGACGCTGGCTTATTGGGCCGTAAAGTGCGGCATGGCTTTTACTCGTACGACGACCAAGGGTGA
- the kbl gene encoding glycine C-acetyltransferase produces the protein MYDPAFREHLQRELAVLRETGLYKEEREILGPQGPVVRVRWNGQVRELLNFCANNYLGLSADPRIIEAAKRAMATHGFGMSSVRFICGTQDLHRELERKIAEFCGTEDTILYAACFDANGGFFEPFFTEQDAIISDELNHASIIDGIRLTKAKRYRYKNCDMTDLEAKLRQAEAEGARFKVIATDAVFSMDGNMAPLDRICELAERYRALVVVDESHSLGFVGKRGRGVTEYYGVIGKVDIITGTLGKALGGGIGGFTTGRREIIEMLRQRSRPYLFSNSLPPMVVGAAIAVFDLLSETTELRDRLERNTRFFRQHMLEAGFDIKPGDHPIVPIMLYDEILAHSFARRMLEEGIYVVGFSYPVVPRGQARIRVQISAAHTQEQLERAVEAFVKVGREMGVLRD, from the coding sequence ATGTACGACCCAGCCTTTCGGGAACACCTCCAGCGAGAGTTAGCAGTCCTTCGGGAGACAGGGCTCTACAAAGAGGAGCGAGAAATCCTAGGTCCCCAAGGGCCGGTAGTCCGAGTTCGCTGGAATGGTCAAGTACGCGAGCTTCTGAACTTTTGTGCCAACAACTACCTGGGACTCTCGGCAGATCCCCGGATTATAGAAGCCGCAAAGCGGGCAATGGCCACCCATGGCTTTGGAATGTCCAGCGTCCGCTTCATCTGTGGCACCCAGGATTTGCACAGGGAGCTGGAGCGTAAGATTGCGGAATTCTGCGGCACAGAGGACACCATCCTCTACGCTGCCTGTTTTGACGCAAACGGTGGATTCTTCGAGCCTTTCTTCACGGAGCAGGACGCTATCATTTCTGATGAGCTCAACCATGCCTCCATCATTGACGGTATCCGCCTAACGAAGGCGAAGCGTTATCGGTACAAGAACTGCGACATGACTGACTTGGAAGCGAAGCTCCGGCAGGCAGAGGCCGAGGGAGCGCGCTTTAAGGTGATAGCCACGGATGCTGTGTTCTCTATGGATGGGAACATGGCCCCGCTGGACCGCATCTGTGAGCTTGCTGAGCGTTACCGTGCCTTAGTAGTGGTGGACGAGAGCCACTCTTTGGGGTTTGTCGGTAAGCGGGGCCGTGGGGTGACCGAGTACTATGGGGTTATCGGCAAGGTGGATATCATCACGGGTACGCTCGGCAAGGCCTTAGGAGGCGGTATCGGGGGCTTCACAACAGGGCGGCGTGAAATCATCGAAATGCTGCGGCAGCGCTCTCGGCCATACTTATTCAGTAACTCTCTGCCTCCGATGGTGGTTGGGGCGGCGATTGCGGTGTTCGACTTACTGTCGGAGACGACGGAGTTGAGGGATCGCTTAGAGCGTAACACACGCTTCTTCCGGCAGCACATGCTGGAGGCTGGCTTCGACATCAAGCCTGGCGATCATCCGATTGTGCCCATTATGCTCTACGACGAGATTTTGGCGCATAGCTTCGCCCGTCGGATGCTGGAGGAGGGAATATACGTGGTGGGCTTCTCCTATCCTGTTGTGCCTCGAGGGCAGGCACGGATCCGCGTTCAGATTTCTGCAGCCCACACGCAGGAGCAGTTGGAGCGCGCTGTGGAAGCGTTCGTCAAGGTTGGGCGGGAAATGGGGGTGCTGAGGGACTGA
- a CDS encoding amidohydrolase, whose amino-acid sequence MALQAQQLWLRIRGGRIWDFSPAEGEVVVETEAGRVHYPGCWILPGFVDAHGHIVHFGLELVQPRLQGCRSAEECLEVLRCWEPNRGEWLVGRGWNHEEWAPAVLPTAAVLDTLFPDVPVALSRTDGHALWVNSEALRRAGITAETPDPSGGLIVRDASGMPTGVLVDTAMELVLRCIPPPSPEEVRQAILRATAQLLQYGITEVHDMDVDVAWVPIFQELAQAGHLSIRVQSYVRAQRGEWAQAGLLPATGEFFQLRGVKFYADGALGSYGAALLEPYADFESHKGFLLFTTEGLELAVAKAMEVGWHVAIHAIGDAANRQVAHVYAAIRQRGIGELEQRLRIEHAQLVHPEDIPVMVEAGCIASVQPLHCVHDAPMARRRLGYGRASIPYPWRSLLEAGLPLAAGSDFPVEPPNVLAGISAFCTRRPPSEAAPWMPEECLRVDEALAAYTTWAHYASGMEDRRGLLLPGYDADFVIVDANPAEMPPEEIASIGVVAVYVAGERRWVSRHM is encoded by the coding sequence GTGGCTCTGCAGGCACAGCAGTTGTGGCTCCGCATTCGCGGTGGTCGGATCTGGGACTTCAGCCCAGCAGAAGGTGAGGTCGTTGTAGAGACAGAGGCCGGGAGGGTGCACTATCCGGGATGCTGGATTTTACCTGGCTTCGTAGATGCTCACGGTCACATCGTCCACTTCGGCCTGGAGCTTGTCCAGCCCCGACTACAGGGGTGCCGTAGCGCGGAGGAATGCTTAGAAGTGCTACGCTGCTGGGAGCCGAACCGTGGGGAGTGGCTGGTAGGACGCGGCTGGAACCATGAAGAGTGGGCGCCGGCAGTCCTTCCGACCGCGGCAGTGTTGGATACACTCTTCCCTGACGTACCCGTTGCTCTATCCCGGACTGATGGACATGCGCTCTGGGTGAATTCCGAGGCACTGCGCCGAGCGGGCATTACCGCTGAAACCCCAGACCCCTCAGGTGGGCTCATCGTTCGAGATGCCTCGGGTATGCCCACGGGGGTATTGGTAGATACTGCGATGGAGCTCGTACTACGGTGTATTCCTCCCCCGAGCCCGGAAGAAGTACGGCAGGCTATCCTACGAGCGACTGCCCAGCTCCTTCAATACGGCATCACCGAAGTGCACGACATGGACGTTGACGTAGCGTGGGTTCCGATCTTCCAGGAGTTGGCCCAAGCGGGACACCTGTCCATCCGCGTACAGAGCTACGTACGGGCTCAGCGAGGGGAGTGGGCCCAAGCAGGGCTGCTTCCAGCAACAGGGGAGTTCTTTCAACTCCGCGGGGTCAAGTTCTACGCTGACGGAGCTTTGGGATCGTATGGAGCAGCATTACTCGAACCATATGCCGACTTCGAGTCGCACAAGGGCTTTCTCCTGTTTACCACAGAGGGCTTGGAGTTAGCAGTTGCAAAGGCCATGGAGGTGGGGTGGCACGTGGCAATCCACGCCATTGGGGATGCGGCGAACCGACAGGTGGCTCACGTCTACGCGGCAATCCGTCAGCGAGGTATTGGGGAGCTCGAACAGCGACTGAGAATAGAACATGCCCAGCTCGTCCATCCGGAGGACATTCCAGTAATGGTAGAGGCTGGCTGCATTGCTTCGGTCCAGCCTCTGCATTGTGTCCACGACGCTCCCATGGCTCGGCGACGGCTGGGGTATGGGCGGGCGAGCATCCCGTATCCGTGGCGTAGTCTGCTCGAGGCTGGCCTTCCCCTTGCCGCTGGTTCTGATTTCCCGGTAGAGCCACCGAACGTTCTGGCCGGCATTTCGGCATTCTGCACGCGCCGACCGCCAAGCGAAGCCGCTCCGTGGATGCCAGAAGAATGCCTGAGGGTTGACGAGGCCCTGGCAGCTTACACGACGTGGGCCCACTATGCCAGTGGGATGGAAGATCGTCGTGGGTTGCTACTTCCGGGGTATGATGCCGACTTCGTCATTGTGGACGCAAATCCGGCAGAGATGCCGCCAGAAGAAATAGCCTCCATTGGCGTCGTTGCCGTTTACGTGGCTGGGGAGCGACGCTGGGTGTCGCGGCATATGTAA
- a CDS encoding 4Fe-4S dicluster domain-containing protein, whose translation MALYITADCINCGACEPECPNTAIYEPGAEWTLGGQTYRGSYSPSGYQRDFWSEEYYFIVPDKCTECVGFYDEPQCAAVCPVDCCLPDPLAPETREQLEAKKAYLDQIDPGRVRV comes from the coding sequence ATGGCACTCTACATAACAGCAGACTGCATCAACTGCGGGGCCTGCGAACCCGAGTGTCCGAATACCGCCATCTACGAGCCCGGTGCTGAGTGGACGTTGGGAGGCCAGACGTATCGGGGATCATACTCTCCGAGCGGCTATCAGCGAGACTTCTGGTCGGAGGAGTACTACTTTATTGTGCCGGACAAGTGTACAGAATGTGTTGGGTTCTACGACGAGCCCCAGTGTGCCGCGGTCTGCCCAGTTGACTGCTGTTTGCCGGATCCGTTGGCACCGGAGACTCGGGAGCAGTTGGAGGCAAAGAAGGCTTATCTCGACCAGATAGATCCCGGACGCGTTCGGGTCTAA
- a CDS encoding sugar transferase, producing the protein MRAFPRYPAYKLVLAVGDYLCILGGYSIAVAALAHGFGRPDAWTLLQQWQPWIAFACFGLLWLVILQHNGLYKLRSIRSSSRQTVLILRSGFYALVGFAVIAFFLRPPHWLDSRLITGATFSAGLFLLLGWRLVGFRLLQRLLLRNARFQRRTAIAGTGALAQLIAERLLVDDNHDYKLVGFLSDLLPPGTPVLNGYHVLGSWRTPSTDATIEHVIYAEPRLSPEELLESAAKWIQRNATVSTVAELYPTLIPEQMMDDVAGLRFVSFAGAGARYPFLLLKRIYDTVIAASILLLCLPLFVVIAIAIKLDSPGPVFHRQQRIGRYGKRFLMYKFRTMEVGEAAYQEWAESIQEHISANKPLRKIVPQQRLTRVGRWLRRWSLDELPQLWNVLRGEMSLVGPRPLLPKEVAYFPEWQRWRHLILPGCTGLWQISDRSHTFVQMLLLDIYYVQNASPWLDLYVVLKTVPYMLRGQNR; encoded by the coding sequence ATGCGAGCTTTCCCAAGATACCCGGCATACAAGCTGGTGCTGGCTGTCGGGGATTACCTCTGCATCCTAGGGGGCTACAGCATAGCTGTAGCTGCTCTGGCGCATGGCTTCGGACGCCCCGATGCCTGGACGCTACTACAGCAATGGCAGCCGTGGATAGCTTTCGCTTGCTTTGGCCTACTCTGGCTTGTCATCCTCCAGCACAACGGACTCTACAAGCTCCGCTCTATCCGCTCATCGTCACGGCAGACCGTGCTCATACTCCGCTCCGGATTCTACGCGCTCGTTGGCTTTGCCGTCATCGCCTTCTTCCTGCGACCTCCGCACTGGTTAGATAGCCGCCTTATTACGGGGGCAACATTCTCCGCAGGGCTCTTCCTCCTCCTGGGATGGCGCCTTGTCGGGTTCCGACTGTTGCAGCGCTTGCTGCTGCGCAATGCTCGCTTCCAACGCCGCACAGCTATCGCCGGCACAGGCGCACTAGCGCAGCTCATTGCAGAGCGTCTCCTCGTTGATGACAACCATGACTACAAACTCGTAGGCTTCCTTAGCGATCTCCTACCTCCCGGAACTCCAGTGTTGAATGGTTACCATGTTCTCGGCTCTTGGCGCACTCCAAGTACTGATGCGACCATTGAGCACGTCATCTACGCCGAGCCTCGGCTGTCTCCTGAAGAGCTATTGGAATCTGCTGCTAAGTGGATTCAGCGGAATGCGACGGTGTCTACAGTAGCTGAGCTTTACCCTACACTGATCCCCGAGCAGATGATGGACGACGTTGCTGGCTTACGGTTCGTTTCCTTCGCTGGAGCAGGTGCTCGCTACCCTTTCCTCTTGCTGAAGCGCATCTACGACACCGTCATCGCTGCGAGCATTCTCTTGCTTTGTCTCCCCCTCTTTGTGGTCATTGCAATTGCCATCAAGCTGGATTCACCCGGCCCTGTCTTCCATCGGCAGCAGCGGATAGGTCGGTACGGCAAGCGCTTCCTGATGTACAAGTTTCGGACAATGGAAGTGGGCGAAGCTGCGTACCAGGAGTGGGCTGAGAGCATCCAAGAGCACATTTCCGCTAATAAGCCCTTGCGGAAGATTGTGCCCCAGCAACGCCTCACCCGTGTTGGCCGCTGGCTACGACGCTGGAGCCTAGATGAGCTGCCTCAGCTATGGAACGTACTACGTGGCGAAATGAGCCTCGTTGGTCCGCGGCCGTTGCTCCCTAAGGAGGTTGCATACTTCCCTGAGTGGCAGCGCTGGCGCCATCTCATCCTGCCTGGCTGCACGGGGCTGTGGCAGATCTCTGACCGTTCCCATACTTTTGTACAGATGCTCCTGCTGGATATCTACTACGTCCAGAATGCGTCTCCATGGCTTGATCTCTACGTCGTGCTGAAGACAGTCCCATACATGCTCCGAGGGCAGAACCGCTAA
- a CDS encoding Gfo/Idh/MocA family oxidoreductase: MVVAVVGCGYWGLNLIRNFLQFQSVDTVIACDLDEHRLETVRQRFRWIRTSADPFSVLTDPTVDAVAIATPVASHFELTRIALLHRKHVLVEKPMVRRATEATELLTIAEAQGLTLMVDHTFLFTDAVQKLKELLVLGELGEPLYFDSVRANLGLFQPDVNVVWDLASHDVSILLYLLDSEPPTAVSAVGIRHYYELENLAYVTVYYNDSFLAHFHVNWLSPVKIRTICLGGSRRMAVYDDMETSEKLRVYDRGVEITSKEGEERLRVQYRAGQMYAPPLPNHEALGRVIHHFLESIHTGQRPISDGYFGRAVVSILEAAEESLARHGQRVPLCPDLVSYPTPQLLSL; this comes from the coding sequence ATGGTCGTCGCTGTTGTAGGCTGTGGGTACTGGGGGCTAAACCTTATCCGCAACTTCCTCCAGTTCCAATCCGTAGATACTGTCATCGCTTGTGACCTCGATGAGCACCGCTTGGAAACGGTCCGGCAGCGTTTCCGGTGGATTCGGACCTCTGCTGATCCCTTCTCCGTTCTTACTGATCCGACCGTCGATGCCGTTGCCATTGCAACCCCGGTTGCCTCCCACTTTGAGCTAACTCGCATAGCACTGCTCCATCGCAAGCACGTCCTAGTGGAGAAGCCCATGGTGCGCCGCGCCACCGAGGCAACAGAGCTCCTCACCATTGCGGAGGCCCAAGGCCTAACACTCATGGTCGACCATACGTTTCTCTTCACGGATGCTGTCCAAAAACTTAAAGAGCTCCTCGTGCTGGGAGAGCTTGGAGAGCCTCTCTACTTCGATTCAGTGCGTGCTAATCTAGGTCTCTTCCAACCCGATGTAAACGTCGTTTGGGATTTGGCTTCACATGATGTCTCCATCCTTCTCTATCTCCTCGATAGCGAGCCCCCAACCGCCGTTTCTGCTGTCGGCATTCGACATTACTATGAACTAGAAAACTTAGCCTATGTGACCGTATACTACAACGACTCCTTCTTGGCGCATTTCCACGTGAATTGGCTTTCCCCCGTTAAGATCCGCACAATTTGCCTGGGAGGCTCTCGCCGAATGGCCGTCTACGATGATATGGAGACAAGTGAGAAATTACGTGTCTACGACCGCGGCGTGGAGATTACCTCCAAGGAGGGTGAAGAACGACTCCGCGTCCAATACCGAGCTGGGCAGATGTACGCTCCTCCACTTCCCAACCATGAAGCCTTGGGACGGGTCATCCACCATTTTTTGGAATCCATCCATACAGGCCAGCGGCCGATTAGCGACGGATACTTTGGACGGGCCGTAGTTAGCATCCTCGAAGCTGCCGAGGAATCGCTTGCGCGCCATGGACAGCGCGTCCCTCTGTGTCCAGACCTGGTCTCCTACCCGACCCCCCAGTTACTGTCGCTATGA